Proteins encoded by one window of Vampirovibrionales bacterium:
- the recN gene encoding DNA repair protein RecN has product MRLIRVELENIAIAASLSVGFEAGFTVVTGETGAGKSLLGDAMSLAFGERVSPADILRHGQTRGRVSLTFSFAEDAPDRQSSVRQRLSQAGVELFEEEREITITREFSAAASRIRLNGAPVTREAALALRPSLLDLHGQHDLTTLFDPDSQRQSLDALGDPTFQALKRQTAQAVADWRERQAALDQALARQVDAQSRREAAQDDLALLVSAQLEAPDEDARLRQSVQRLGQGEKLMQLCARALAALSGEDERQPDALSRLADAARHLAAASALDPALQTAYETAVSALETLKDVSAELSQYFETLELSPEALQTQVERLDALEKIKRRFGPTLDEAIATRERLSEMLFALQDVENGLETLARQAQTAHDHALVLSEALSAQRRGLATQLQEALQCEMEALALRGARFEVDFAETALGTNGSDVITFLFSANPGEPLRPLAKVASGGELSRFLLALKAITATSRGVCALVFDEIDAGVSGRTARAVAERLQALARRMQVIAITHQPVVAALGERHLHVEKTWIEDPSQGGLRADVRIDDVSHDPSRRRAALAQLASGLDSDDDDEVVRRYIDRLMGTASPPDFAKTEDLAV; this is encoded by the coding sequence ATGCGTCTGATTCGCGTTGAACTGGAAAATATCGCTATCGCGGCGTCGCTCAGCGTCGGGTTTGAGGCGGGCTTTACGGTAGTCACCGGCGAAACCGGCGCGGGTAAGAGCTTGCTCGGCGATGCGATGAGTCTGGCCTTTGGCGAGCGGGTTTCCCCTGCCGATATCCTGCGCCATGGCCAGACGCGAGGACGCGTCAGCCTCACGTTCTCTTTTGCCGAAGACGCTCCAGATCGCCAGTCCTCCGTGCGCCAGCGCCTGTCTCAGGCCGGGGTTGAGCTGTTTGAAGAAGAGCGTGAAATTACGATTACGCGCGAATTCAGCGCCGCCGCCAGCCGTATCCGGCTGAATGGCGCGCCTGTCACGCGTGAAGCGGCACTTGCGCTGCGCCCCTCTTTACTGGATTTGCACGGTCAGCACGACTTGACGACGCTGTTCGATCCTGACTCGCAACGCCAGTCGCTGGACGCCTTGGGCGATCCGACATTTCAGGCGCTTAAACGCCAGACGGCTCAGGCTGTCGCAGATTGGCGCGAGCGACAAGCCGCTTTGGATCAGGCGCTCGCTCGGCAAGTCGATGCGCAATCGCGTCGAGAGGCGGCTCAGGACGATTTGGCGCTGCTCGTTTCGGCGCAGCTTGAGGCTCCTGACGAAGATGCGCGTCTACGGCAAAGCGTTCAGCGGCTGGGGCAGGGAGAAAAACTCATGCAACTGTGCGCCCGCGCGCTCGCCGCCTTAAGCGGCGAAGACGAACGTCAGCCCGATGCGCTGTCGCGACTGGCGGATGCTGCGCGTCATCTGGCGGCTGCCTCTGCGTTGGATCCAGCGCTTCAGACCGCCTACGAGACGGCCGTCAGCGCGTTGGAAACCCTAAAAGACGTTAGCGCAGAGTTATCGCAGTATTTTGAAACGCTGGAGCTTTCGCCTGAAGCGCTTCAAACGCAGGTTGAACGGCTCGATGCGCTGGAGAAAATCAAGCGCCGCTTTGGCCCGACGCTCGACGAGGCCATTGCCACGCGCGAGCGTCTATCCGAGATGCTGTTTGCCCTCCAAGACGTGGAAAACGGCCTCGAAACGCTCGCGCGCCAAGCGCAGACGGCTCATGATCATGCGCTAGTCTTGTCAGAAGCCTTGTCTGCTCAGCGGCGCGGTCTGGCGACGCAATTACAGGAGGCTCTGCAATGCGAGATGGAGGCGCTGGCCTTGCGCGGCGCGCGCTTTGAAGTGGATTTCGCTGAAACGGCGCTTGGTACGAACGGATCAGACGTCATCACATTCCTGTTTTCAGCCAATCCGGGAGAGCCGCTTCGGCCCCTGGCCAAGGTCGCCAGCGGGGGAGAATTATCGCGTTTTCTGCTGGCGCTCAAGGCGATTACCGCCACCTCTCGCGGCGTGTGCGCGTTGGTGTTCGATGAAATCGATGCAGGCGTGAGCGGACGCACGGCGCGCGCTGTTGCTGAACGACTTCAGGCCTTGGCCCGGCGCATGCAGGTGATTGCGATTACGCATCAGCCGGTTGTCGCCGCATTGGGCGAGCGCCACCTGCATGTCGAAAAAACCTGGATAGAAGACCCCTCGCAAGGCGGCCTGCGCGCCGACGTCCGAATTGACGACGTCAGCCATGATCCGTCACGACGACGCGCGGCGCTGGCGCAACTGGCCAGCGGCCTGGATTCGGACGACGACGATGAGGTGGTTCGACGCTATATCGATCGCCTGATGGGAACTGCGTCGCCTCCTGATTTCGCGAAAACCGAAGATTTGGCGGTGTGA
- a CDS encoding phenylalanine--tRNA ligase subunit beta, whose product MRISMEWLSESLDLSGVSPEDLAESLTSAGLEVEAIERREPVFQGVRLGRILAVHPHPNADRLRLVDVDLGDSQPQVVCGAPNVRPGLWIAFAPQDACVLGRDGQPFTLGKAVIRGVESRGMICSLPELGLEQQYEQEEDGIWVLDALAIGRTLGEPLQTTLGLCADVILETAPTANRGDLMSMRGVSREVAALIDRPTHRSEPPALEPTPGYGGFRIELQDPAVCAYYGGVLMRGLTLGPSPTWLTRRLEAAGVRPINNVVDITNYVMLEWGQPLHAFDADKLGSGVIGVRRATPGETLTTLDGVSRALSGESVVITANNAPVALAGLMGGESTEIDEGSTRLFLEGAFFPPASNRRSAKSVGLRTEASARFERGVDLAACRSALFRAVALYQELAGATLEGFIESPPPAPSSTTIALRIARIDAVLGARVTLETVTSILEKLGFAVTHGESPETLVVRVPSYRQQDVSREIDLIEEVVRIVGYGQTPDALPQTVRAAAKTPRQRAVDAMRRALEANGLQEVVSNSLIGETLLEKTGVPTDRARLVSVTNSQSRDHTLLRQSLTPTLLEIARHNQAQGAETVWIYEIGRSYFRDHEPTRKDAGVREPMTVGALITGTRREGAWQGVATTSMPDFYAIKGVVESLLLALRIEDAQFEALTDSPLLHPGKAARVQDGSGRTLGVLGELHPQLAQRLKFRQTAYTFELDGDALLAACGAVSQTPQAPRLSSYPAVTRDMAFSAPDTLTHRCIVQSIYGLGDPLLRDVALFDEYRGEQAGAGRRSLAYRLTLQSSEETLCEERIDQSVSRIRDYLRDALAVTFR is encoded by the coding sequence ATGAGAATCTCGATGGAATGGCTGAGCGAATCGTTGGACCTGAGCGGCGTTTCGCCCGAGGACCTGGCGGAATCCCTTACGAGCGCAGGGCTGGAAGTCGAAGCCATCGAACGCCGGGAACCCGTCTTTCAGGGCGTACGGCTGGGCCGCATTCTAGCAGTGCATCCCCATCCTAACGCCGATCGCCTGCGCCTGGTGGACGTGGACTTAGGCGACAGCCAACCCCAAGTAGTGTGTGGCGCGCCCAATGTCCGGCCAGGCCTGTGGATCGCATTCGCTCCGCAAGACGCTTGCGTGCTGGGACGCGACGGCCAACCGTTTACCCTCGGCAAAGCAGTCATTCGCGGCGTTGAATCGCGAGGCATGATTTGCTCGCTCCCTGAACTCGGACTGGAACAACAGTACGAACAGGAAGAAGACGGGATTTGGGTTCTGGATGCGCTGGCGATCGGCCGCACGCTGGGCGAACCGCTCCAGACAACGTTGGGCTTGTGCGCCGATGTTATTCTGGAAACCGCCCCAACCGCCAATCGCGGCGATTTAATGTCGATGCGTGGCGTGAGCCGCGAGGTGGCCGCGCTCATTGATCGCCCCACGCATCGCAGCGAGCCTCCTGCGCTGGAACCAACCCCGGGGTATGGTGGTTTTCGGATTGAATTACAGGATCCCGCCGTGTGCGCCTATTATGGGGGCGTTCTGATGCGCGGCCTCACGCTCGGGCCTTCCCCGACGTGGCTAACGCGGCGATTGGAAGCCGCTGGCGTACGCCCCATCAACAATGTGGTAGATATCACCAACTACGTGATGCTGGAATGGGGACAGCCGCTGCATGCGTTCGACGCCGACAAGCTGGGCTCAGGCGTCATCGGCGTTCGGCGCGCGACGCCCGGCGAAACACTCACCACCTTGGATGGCGTGTCGCGCGCGCTCAGCGGCGAATCGGTCGTGATCACCGCCAATAACGCCCCGGTTGCGCTGGCGGGGCTGATGGGCGGCGAATCAACGGAAATTGACGAGGGCTCGACGCGGCTGTTCTTGGAAGGGGCATTTTTTCCGCCCGCAAGCAATCGGCGCAGCGCGAAAAGCGTTGGCCTGCGCACCGAGGCCTCGGCTCGTTTCGAGCGCGGCGTGGATTTAGCGGCCTGTCGGTCGGCTTTATTCCGTGCGGTTGCGCTGTATCAGGAATTGGCAGGCGCCACGCTCGAAGGGTTTATTGAATCGCCGCCGCCCGCGCCGTCTTCGACGACGATTGCCTTACGCATAGCTCGCATTGACGCTGTTTTGGGCGCTCGCGTAACGCTCGAAACCGTCACCAGCATCCTCGAAAAACTAGGATTCGCCGTCACGCATGGCGAATCGCCAGAGACGCTCGTCGTACGGGTCCCCTCGTATCGTCAACAGGACGTTTCGCGCGAAATCGATTTAATTGAAGAAGTCGTTCGCATCGTCGGCTACGGCCAAACGCCAGACGCGCTCCCTCAGACAGTTCGAGCCGCCGCCAAAACGCCGCGCCAAAGAGCAGTCGACGCCATGCGCAGGGCGCTGGAAGCCAACGGCCTGCAAGAAGTGGTTTCCAACTCGCTTATCGGAGAAACATTACTTGAAAAAACCGGCGTTCCGACCGATCGAGCCCGTCTGGTCAGCGTCACCAATTCTCAGTCGCGTGATCACACGCTGCTACGACAGAGCCTGACCCCTACCCTGCTGGAAATCGCGCGGCATAACCAGGCGCAAGGCGCGGAAACGGTCTGGATTTATGAGATAGGGCGCTCGTATTTTCGCGACCATGAGCCGACGCGAAAAGACGCCGGGGTCCGCGAACCCATGACCGTGGGCGCGCTCATTACCGGCACGCGGCGAGAAGGCGCGTGGCAGGGGGTGGCGACAACGTCCATGCCGGATTTCTACGCCATTAAAGGCGTGGTGGAATCGCTACTGCTGGCTCTCAGAATCGAGGATGCGCAATTCGAAGCGCTCACGGACTCGCCGTTGCTGCATCCGGGTAAGGCGGCGCGCGTGCAGGATGGGAGCGGGCGGACGCTGGGGGTACTGGGCGAGCTGCATCCGCAATTGGCCCAGCGCTTGAAGTTCCGACAAACAGCGTACACTTTTGAATTGGATGGCGACGCTTTACTCGCCGCCTGCGGGGCCGTCTCGCAAACGCCGCAAGCGCCCAGGCTTTCAAGTTATCCAGCCGTGACGCGCGACATGGCGTTTTCTGCGCCGGATACGCTGACCCACCGATGCATCGTCCAAAGCATTTACGGGCTCGGCGATCCCTTGCTTCGCGACGTGGCGCTGTTTGACGAATATCGCGGTGAGCAGGCCGGCGCCGGACGGCGTAGTCTGGCCTATCGCCTGACGCTGCAATCCTCGGAAGAAACCCTCTGCGAAGAGCGCATCGATCAAAGCGTGTCGCGTATCCGGGATTATCTGCGCGACGCGCTGGCCGTGACATTTCGGTAG
- a CDS encoding radical SAM protein, with product MKSAATPVLTGACGSFSLLALPQESPFVAIGKSQDDIAALGMGFGLSAQKAARFAQALYAEGPEIAARQLSPEEYASWIQAGYHFSPLTAVEESRGSDGSLRLRCRLLDGRTSEAVLIPDADGLGPAACLSALAGCALGCVFCGTGRLGFEHQLKPSDMLAMFAALRARSPRPVMRAAFMGQGEPLMNLAHVISAIAVLTREWSLSPAAITVSTAGLPPQMARLAQSPLPPTLVVSLHASDDTLRQRLIPVARKWPLSALMPAVREYARVTRRPVTIQYMLLADVNDAPEQAHALGTLLRDLPCEVALSRYNPVNVASDGPVFTRPSVVRAQEFLEILRKDGLNASLRADWGAEIDAGCGQLVNR from the coding sequence ATGAAGAGCGCTGCAACCCCGGTTCTCACAGGCGCTTGCGGATCGTTTAGTCTGCTGGCCCTGCCTCAGGAATCGCCGTTTGTTGCCATCGGCAAATCTCAAGACGATATTGCCGCGCTTGGGATGGGCTTCGGGCTTTCTGCGCAAAAAGCAGCCCGATTCGCTCAGGCTCTTTACGCAGAAGGGCCCGAAATCGCCGCGCGACAGCTCTCGCCAGAGGAGTACGCGAGCTGGATTCAGGCGGGTTATCATTTTTCGCCATTGACGGCCGTAGAAGAGTCGAGAGGAAGCGACGGGTCGCTCAGGTTACGCTGCCGACTCCTGGACGGCCGCACCAGCGAAGCCGTCTTGATTCCAGACGCCGACGGCCTGGGGCCAGCCGCCTGTCTGAGCGCCCTGGCTGGATGCGCGCTGGGATGCGTCTTTTGCGGCACAGGACGTTTGGGTTTTGAACACCAGCTAAAGCCCTCAGACATGCTCGCCATGTTTGCCGCCTTACGCGCGCGCAGCCCGCGCCCCGTGATGCGAGCTGCGTTCATGGGGCAAGGCGAGCCGTTAATGAATCTGGCGCACGTCATCAGCGCAATCGCCGTTCTCACGCGTGAATGGTCGCTGTCGCCCGCTGCGATTACCGTCTCGACCGCCGGCCTCCCGCCGCAGATGGCGCGCCTGGCGCAATCCCCCTTACCGCCGACGCTGGTTGTTTCGTTGCACGCCAGCGACGATACGCTGCGTCAGCGCCTCATTCCAGTCGCCCGCAAATGGCCGCTGTCGGCATTAATGCCGGCCGTGCGCGAATATGCCCGCGTGACGCGCCGCCCCGTCACGATTCAGTACATGTTGCTCGCAGACGTCAACGATGCGCCAGAGCAGGCGCACGCGTTGGGAACGCTTCTGCGCGATCTGCCTTGTGAGGTCGCGCTGTCGCGCTATAATCCCGTCAATGTGGCAAGCGACGGGCCTGTCTTTACCCGTCCAAGCGTGGTACGCGCGCAGGAATTTCTGGAGATTTTGCGCAAGGACGGACTGAATGCAAGTCTTCGGGCCGACTGGGGCGCTGAAATTGATGCGGGATGCGGGCAATTAGTGAATCGCTGA
- a CDS encoding transketolase family protein, with protein sequence MDLQTLEKAAPRVAFGQTLAALGAENPNLVVLDADLSCSTQTKLFADRFPERFFNQGIAEMDLVNTAAGLATTGKIPVISTFALFASGKAWEAIRNTVAYSGLNVKIMPTHSGLSLGEDGASHQSIEDIALMRVIPDMTVIVPSDALETAQIVRWAVQEQTGPCYVRLVRPVCPIIHDASFRWNPLKMEVMREGGDITLVATGEMTYHALLAAETLATEHGVKADVLNCSVIKPLDAQTLIASVRKTGRAVTIESHQVMGGLGGAVCEALCESFPVPVKRLGVQDRFGQSGTAEALFEAYGLDAPAIVRAALEMTQRVLK encoded by the coding sequence ATGGATCTTCAGACTCTTGAGAAAGCCGCGCCTCGCGTCGCGTTTGGCCAAACGCTGGCGGCGCTGGGCGCAGAGAATCCGAATCTGGTGGTGCTGGACGCCGACTTGTCCTGCTCCACGCAAACCAAGCTGTTCGCCGATCGGTTCCCCGAGCGATTTTTTAATCAAGGCATCGCGGAAATGGATCTGGTCAATACCGCCGCAGGACTAGCGACCACCGGAAAAATCCCGGTCATCAGCACGTTCGCGCTTTTTGCCAGCGGCAAGGCATGGGAAGCGATTCGCAATACTGTCGCTTACTCAGGCCTGAACGTTAAAATCATGCCGACGCACAGCGGGCTGAGCCTTGGCGAGGACGGCGCCAGTCACCAGTCCATTGAGGATATCGCCTTGATGCGGGTGATTCCCGATATGACCGTCATCGTTCCGTCTGACGCCCTCGAAACCGCACAGATCGTTCGCTGGGCGGTACAAGAACAAACGGGCCCATGTTACGTGCGCTTGGTGCGCCCCGTCTGCCCTATCATTCACGATGCGTCTTTCCGCTGGAATCCGCTCAAAATGGAAGTAATGCGCGAAGGCGGGGACATCACGCTGGTTGCGACCGGGGAAATGACGTATCACGCCCTGCTGGCTGCCGAAACGCTGGCCACAGAACACGGCGTGAAAGCCGACGTGCTGAATTGCTCGGTCATTAAACCGCTTGACGCGCAAACCCTCATCGCGAGCGTTCGCAAAACCGGGCGCGCCGTAACGATTGAGAGTCATCAAGTGATGGGTGGACTGGGGGGCGCCGTTTGCGAAGCCCTCTGCGAGAGCTTTCCCGTCCCCGTTAAGCGCCTCGGGGTGCAGGATCGCTTTGGCCAAAGCGGGACGGCTGAAGCGTTATTTGAAGCCTACGGCCTCGACGCCCCGGCCATCGTCCGCGCGGCATTGGAAATGACCCAACGCGTTCTCAAGTAA
- a CDS encoding peroxiredoxin, with protein MLPAAAIDQPLAPGTPAPPFSLSACNESDAVSLSQYQGKNLILVFYPKDQTPGCTRQLCALQESFDTLSSLGAAVLASNPGSVESHQRFADKYGYAFPILCDADKSMARAYHALKEEGGIQRTVYLIDKDGVIRYGKQGSPSIEELSDALRVL; from the coding sequence ATGCTTCCCGCCGCCGCTATTGACCAACCTCTCGCGCCCGGAACCCCCGCGCCGCCCTTTAGCCTGAGCGCATGCAACGAGAGTGACGCTGTAAGCCTGAGCCAGTATCAGGGAAAAAACCTGATTCTGGTATTTTATCCTAAAGATCAAACCCCTGGTTGTACGCGCCAGCTGTGCGCGCTGCAAGAATCCTTTGACACGCTGTCTTCGTTAGGTGCGGCAGTGCTGGCCTCTAATCCTGGCAGCGTGGAGAGTCACCAGCGCTTTGCGGACAAATACGGCTACGCCTTCCCGATTCTGTGCGACGCCGATAAGTCGATGGCGCGGGCATATCATGCCCTTAAAGAAGAAGGTGGCATTCAACGCACGGTGTATCTTATCGACAAAGACGGCGTTATTCGCTACGGCAAACAGGGCTCGCCCAGCATTGAGGAGTTGTCGGACGCGCTGCGCGTTTTGTAA
- a CDS encoding thioredoxin family protein — MKTRAKSQILILLGLIVLAMGLFLGYLHWSPFLPKGQDASQAEAATQNKTFEGIRPVASTETLALFPEAKGRPILLAFGSEYCIDCQRLKPILEEALSPHKKIYAIHLDIRGDQQQYPQVFEAFKPSVVPLMVFIAPDGTVRNVITGVPAARKLESELQALEQHPGKGRA; from the coding sequence ATGAAGACCCGCGCTAAATCGCAAATTTTAATCTTGCTGGGGCTGATTGTTCTGGCGATGGGCTTGTTTTTGGGGTATCTGCACTGGTCTCCCTTCTTGCCGAAGGGCCAGGACGCGTCTCAAGCCGAGGCCGCCACCCAGAATAAAACGTTTGAGGGTATTCGCCCAGTTGCGTCCACTGAGACGCTGGCCTTGTTCCCGGAAGCCAAGGGTCGGCCCATTCTCCTGGCTTTCGGTTCGGAATACTGCATTGACTGCCAGCGGCTGAAGCCCATTCTGGAGGAGGCCCTGAGCCCCCACAAGAAGATTTATGCCATTCATCTGGATATTCGCGGCGATCAACAACAATATCCACAAGTATTTGAAGCCTTTAAACCCAGCGTCGTGCCGCTGATGGTTTTTATCGCCCCAGACGGAACGGTTCGCAACGTGATAACAGGCGTTCCAGCGGCGCGAAAACTGGAAAGCGAATTGCAGGCCCTTGAACAACATCCGGGCAAGGGCCGTGCTTGA
- the rsmD gene encoding 16S rRNA (guanine(966)-N(2))-methyltransferase RsmD: MIRLTGGEWNRRQLTAPPGRKTRPTTARVRQSVMAKLTSHLPGARILDVFAGSGAMSFEALSRGATYALLFERDRHASRLIEENARRLALDANRLKVRTGDALRLLRESAAAPFDILYLDPPYGYEHWQETLGLLVEYAWLVPGGLTLAERRRRDPAPTAEGWQESQAWIYGDTVVSVLECAATSPIMAMPFLLGEADSDEHNSPC; this comes from the coding sequence ATGATTCGTCTGACCGGCGGCGAATGGAATCGTCGCCAGCTGACAGCGCCGCCGGGGCGAAAAACCCGCCCCACCACGGCGCGCGTGCGCCAGAGCGTGATGGCGAAGCTGACATCGCATCTGCCCGGCGCGCGCATTCTGGACGTCTTTGCCGGTTCCGGCGCGATGAGTTTTGAGGCGCTAAGCCGCGGGGCGACGTATGCGCTGTTATTTGAACGAGACCGCCACGCAAGCCGCCTGATTGAGGAAAACGCGCGGCGACTGGCCCTTGACGCCAATCGCCTGAAAGTGAGAACCGGCGACGCGTTGCGCCTATTACGCGAATCAGCGGCAGCGCCTTTCGATATCCTCTATCTGGATCCGCCGTATGGGTACGAACACTGGCAAGAAACGCTGGGACTGCTGGTAGAATACGCCTGGCTGGTCCCCGGCGGCCTCACGCTGGCGGAACGTCGCCGACGCGATCCCGCCCCGACAGCCGAAGGCTGGCAAGAGTCGCAGGCATGGATCTACGGCGATACAGTCGTCAGCGTGTTGGAATGCGCTGCGACTTCGCCGATAATGGCCATGCCATTCCTACTCGGAGAAGCGGATTCTGATGAGCACAATTCCCCCTGCTGA
- a CDS encoding radical SAM protein produces the protein MSTIPPADACSPEPSQIAASSVYGPVVSWRAGRSLGVDLLLQTSICSFNCIYCQLGEIQQKTRERAIYVETARVERDFRHSDWREADIVTFSGSGEPTLALNLAEVIRFVKEYSQKPVMVLTNGTMLHDPAVCADLKEADIVSVKLDAASEAVFQRMNRPVAGVSLAGVVEGAIALRQSYTGKLCLQCMLMPGNLSEAEAMADIAARIQPDEIQLNTPKRPYPLSWTLESRGNHGESSVASRALRTLTPQEAADVAQMFRTRTRLPVSSVYREE, from the coding sequence ATGAGCACAATTCCCCCTGCTGACGCCTGCTCGCCTGAGCCTTCTCAGATCGCAGCGTCCAGCGTTTACGGCCCCGTCGTGTCGTGGCGCGCGGGACGCTCGCTGGGCGTTGATCTGTTGCTGCAAACATCGATTTGCTCGTTTAATTGCATCTATTGCCAACTCGGGGAGATTCAGCAGAAAACGCGCGAGCGGGCAATTTATGTCGAAACCGCACGGGTTGAGCGCGATTTTCGGCACAGCGACTGGCGAGAGGCGGACATTGTGACGTTCAGCGGCAGCGGCGAGCCAACACTGGCCCTGAATCTGGCCGAAGTGATTCGTTTTGTGAAAGAGTACAGCCAGAAACCGGTGATGGTCCTGACCAACGGCACCATGCTACACGACCCCGCCGTTTGCGCAGACCTGAAAGAAGCTGATATTGTGTCCGTCAAGCTTGATGCGGCAAGCGAAGCGGTTTTTCAGCGCATGAATCGTCCTGTTGCAGGCGTTTCGCTGGCAGGCGTTGTTGAGGGCGCGATCGCCCTTCGGCAGTCGTATACGGGCAAGCTCTGCCTGCAATGCATGCTGATGCCCGGGAATTTATCGGAAGCCGAAGCCATGGCAGACATAGCCGCACGGATTCAGCCCGACGAGATCCAACTAAACACGCCCAAGCGTCCGTACCCGCTCTCATGGACGCTGGAATCGCGCGGCAATCATGGCGAGTCGTCGGTGGCGAGTCGCGCGCTGCGCACGCTGACGCCTCAAGAAGCCGCCGATGTCGCGCAGATGTTCCGCACACGCACCCGCTTGCCTGTTTCGTCAGTGTATCGCGAGGAGTAG
- the fliE gene encoding flagellar hook-basal body complex protein FliE: MDALSGGTDLQLTIQQLNPLKIARPGVGDDAQTESALNSFGDLLKSELNKISQTQEMAGEAVQTYAAGGDIELHQVITSVEKADLSLQLATQIRNKLVGAYQELSRMQV; this comes from the coding sequence GTGGATGCATTGAGCGGCGGAACCGATCTGCAGCTGACGATTCAACAGCTCAACCCCCTTAAAATCGCGCGCCCGGGCGTGGGGGACGATGCCCAAACCGAGTCGGCGCTAAATAGCTTTGGCGATTTGCTCAAATCTGAGCTGAATAAAATCTCCCAGACCCAGGAGATGGCCGGCGAGGCTGTTCAAACCTACGCCGCAGGCGGGGATATTGAACTCCACCAAGTCATTACCTCCGTGGAAAAAGCGGATCTCTCGCTGCAACTGGCAACGCAGATTCGCAATAAGCTGGTGGGCGCGTATCAGGAACTGAGCCGGATGCAGGTGTAA
- the fliF gene encoding flagellar M-ring protein FliF, with translation MVAKRVKGFASAFTDRWNALSLTQKILAGTMILALMLSSFFLFQTAQDDYEVLYSNLSLEDAAAIAAKLKEQKKPFKVAADGTTILAPRGEKNALILETAGELTSEKTVNLTQIPPVVSGEVQKEWIKKLNANTIIAVLKSISGIKNAQVIISQPDHALFADDEEPPTASVMLMVEPGFRLREEQVKTIKNLVSHAVPGLKPENVAIADNAGNTLEGANSPSGIISTGETRRKQYEDETAKKVLKMLAPVVGKDNVVVAVSAILNFDQAQTNIHRIIPAGGDSETPTGVAISTQKQTEEYANGKKKAAGGEPGVESNAAPSYPSQEDEQKENKDNLYKFNKSTTNYEISKEDKTVVYAPGAIDRLTVAVVLNKVLTAQETEEIRDLVANAAGVDLARGDSIDIKGFQFSQPLTDKEKDLNDTIKQDQEKAFWLHLATIIVIGLMVVVALVVFYLLIKQPAEGELVEQEEEPYPFFEPQEAMIESTPVPILEAKLDPEMELMRESINGAVEKDPVEAARLLVTYMKDM, from the coding sequence ATGGTCGCTAAGCGGGTCAAGGGCTTCGCCAGCGCATTCACGGACCGTTGGAACGCGCTCAGCCTGACGCAAAAAATCCTTGCGGGCACGATGATTCTGGCCCTGATGTTGTCGAGCTTTTTTCTGTTTCAGACCGCGCAAGACGACTACGAGGTGCTGTACTCGAACCTGAGTCTGGAAGACGCCGCCGCCATCGCCGCCAAGCTCAAAGAACAGAAAAAGCCTTTTAAAGTCGCCGCCGACGGTACGACGATTCTGGCGCCTCGCGGCGAGAAAAACGCCCTGATTCTGGAAACCGCCGGTGAGCTGACCAGCGAGAAAACCGTCAATTTGACGCAGATCCCTCCGGTCGTATCGGGCGAAGTACAAAAAGAATGGATTAAAAAGCTCAACGCCAATACGATCATTGCGGTATTGAAATCGATTAGCGGCATTAAAAACGCTCAAGTCATCATCTCGCAACCCGATCACGCGCTGTTTGCCGATGACGAAGAACCGCCCACAGCCTCGGTCATGCTCATGGTGGAACCCGGATTTCGTCTGCGCGAAGAACAGGTCAAAACCATTAAAAATCTGGTATCGCACGCCGTGCCCGGCCTCAAGCCAGAAAACGTCGCCATCGCCGACAACGCGGGCAACACGTTGGAAGGCGCCAACAGCCCCAGCGGGATTATCTCCACCGGCGAAACCCGACGCAAGCAATACGAAGACGAAACGGCCAAAAAAGTCTTAAAAATGCTCGCGCCTGTAGTCGGCAAAGATAACGTCGTCGTCGCCGTCAGCGCGATTTTGAATTTCGATCAGGCGCAAACCAATATTCACCGGATTATTCCCGCAGGGGGCGATAGCGAGACCCCTACGGGGGTAGCCATTAGCACCCAAAAACAAACTGAAGAGTATGCCAACGGCAAGAAGAAAGCCGCCGGCGGCGAACCGGGCGTCGAATCCAACGCAGCGCCCAGCTATCCATCGCAAGAGGACGAACAGAAGGAAAACAAAGACAATCTGTACAAATTCAACAAATCAACGACCAATTACGAAATCTCCAAGGAAGATAAGACCGTCGTCTACGCTCCCGGGGCCATTGATCGGCTCACAGTAGCCGTTGTCCTGAACAAAGTGCTGACCGCACAAGAAACCGAAGAAATCCGAGATCTGGTCGCCAACGCCGCCGGTGTGGACCTGGCTCGGGGCGATTCCATTGACATTAAGGGATTCCAGTTCTCCCAACCGCTGACGGATAAAGAAAAAGACCTTAACGACACCATCAAACAGGATCAGGAAAAAGCCTTCTGGCTGCATCTGGCGACTATTATCGTGATTGGCCTGATGGTCGTCGTCGCGCTGGTCGTCTTCTACCTGCTGATTAAACAGCCCGCCGAAGGAGAACTCGTCGAGCAGGAGGAAGAACCCTACCCCTTCTTCGAGCCGCAAGAGGCCATGATTGAAAGCACGCCGGTTCCCATTCTGGAAGCCAAGCTCGACCCGGAAATGGAATTGATGCGCGAATCGATTAACGGCGCCGTTGAGAAAGATCCGGTCGAAGCCGCGCGCCTGCTGGTCACGTATATGAAAGACATGTAG